In Mastigocladopsis repens PCC 10914, a single window of DNA contains:
- a CDS encoding aromatic ring-hydroxylating dioxygenase subunit alpha gives MIVDSKIEEQAKQTALQPGQNQEFDWKQCWYPVCFVQDLPNNRPYSFSLYDEPFVLYRDKDGQLVCLVDRCPHRAAKLSDGQITDGKIECLYHGWQFGSNGQCLHIPQLPTNAKIPTNACVQSFKVVERQGIVWMWAGEREVAVDECIPTIEELDKPEFVTTDVMRDLPYDQFYFIENVMDPAHVQISHTGTLGKREYAQPLEMEVVENSPQAVRGRLRGMSKPNQPWTQLEYIAPNFVIYQYSIPQRGVVGGLGLYSIPLGKGRCRILVRNYLGIKTWKIKLIPRWLDHMFRNKVLEEDMSLVIGQKAQIERLGQSLKQVYLPLKSCDTLVLEYRKWLDKFGSSLPYYQGYSTSKNIGSDDNSSNPMLLDRFSQHTQLCRSCTHAHQVTTRVKQTCVGVAIALAALAILTDAWIQVMAVSASLGAVALAVAATEFKTHFERPYTRH, from the coding sequence ATGATAGTGGATTCCAAGATAGAAGAACAAGCAAAACAAACTGCACTCCAACCTGGGCAAAATCAAGAGTTCGACTGGAAGCAATGCTGGTATCCTGTTTGCTTTGTGCAAGATTTACCCAACAACCGACCTTATAGCTTTTCTTTGTATGACGAACCATTTGTTTTATATAGGGATAAGGATGGTCAGCTTGTCTGTCTGGTAGATCGTTGTCCCCACCGTGCTGCTAAACTCTCTGATGGACAGATAACTGACGGGAAGATAGAGTGTTTGTACCACGGCTGGCAGTTTGGTAGTAATGGTCAATGTTTGCACATTCCCCAGTTACCAACAAACGCCAAAATTCCTACTAATGCTTGCGTGCAATCATTTAAAGTTGTGGAACGTCAAGGTATTGTTTGGATGTGGGCTGGAGAACGAGAAGTTGCTGTTGATGAGTGCATTCCAACGATAGAGGAGTTAGACAAGCCAGAATTTGTCACCACAGATGTGATGCGTGACCTTCCTTACGACCAATTCTATTTTATCGAGAACGTCATGGACCCGGCTCACGTTCAAATTAGCCATACTGGCACTTTGGGTAAGCGAGAATATGCCCAACCATTAGAAATGGAAGTTGTCGAAAACTCACCTCAGGCGGTTCGAGGAAGGTTACGGGGAATGAGTAAACCGAATCAGCCTTGGACACAACTAGAATACATTGCTCCTAACTTCGTTATTTATCAGTACAGTATTCCACAGCGCGGCGTGGTTGGAGGACTGGGTTTATACTCCATACCTCTAGGCAAAGGTCGATGCCGAATTTTGGTCAGAAATTATCTCGGCATTAAGACTTGGAAAATTAAGCTGATACCCCGTTGGTTGGATCATATGTTTCGTAACAAAGTCCTTGAGGAAGATATGTCACTTGTGATTGGGCAAAAAGCACAAATTGAGCGATTGGGACAAAGCTTGAAACAAGTCTATTTGCCACTGAAAAGTTGTGACACATTAGTACTGGAGTACCGCAAGTGGTTGGATAAATTCGGGTCATCTTTACCCTATTATCAGGGCTATTCCACCTCTAAAAATATAGGCAGCGATGATAATTCTTCAAACCCAATGCTGTTAGATAGGTTCTCGCAACATACACAACTGTGTCGTTCTTGTACTCACGCACATCAGGTGACAACTCGAGTCAAACAAACCTGTGTAGGAGTGGCGATCGCCCTTGCCGCTTTAGCAATACTTACTGACGCATGGATACAAGTCATGGCAGTTTCGGCTTCTCTTGGGGCAGTTGCTTTGGCAGT